Below is a genomic region from Medicago truncatula cultivar Jemalong A17 chromosome 3, MtrunA17r5.0-ANR, whole genome shotgun sequence.
TTGATTACAACGTTGTACAACTATGTTAAAAGTTAACAAAGCAATCCTTCTTTGCTTAGCACTTCTTTTATCCTGAAAGCAGAAAGCAGAAAAATATTATCAGTCATAATGGCAAGTTCAAATCAAAACTTTACAAAGAAAGCGGAAAATGAAGCTAATGCAGCTGCAATTGCGATAGTGATGTCATTGCAGACACATGTAAAACTGTTATACTGCGGCCGCAATTGCAGATTGTGGACTGAACATATAATAATAGTGACAACATTCCTATGGATAATGAAATCAAATGTGATCACTTTTCCACGGATACTGAAATCGAACATATTGTAAGAGAATCATTTTACCTGAATCATTGATAACAATTTCTTCATTAAAATATCCGCATACTCGTATAATGCTAAGCTATCAGGAAGAGTGTTCTTTAGAAAGAACAACATTGCTGAGGCAGCTTGTTCCTTGAAAAGCAACAcaccattttcaaatttaaagacATTAAAAATGTGCTACAGAAGACATACAATGTTGATAATAACATGAATATTGTTTTTCCGTGAGTGAATTGTAAATAATGAAGAAGGGATAGGAATGGAAATAAGTAAACACATCTAGACATTGTTCATGCTTCCAAGTTCAAATATATGTTGTGAAATAATGGTAGTGTAGAGGAATTTAAACAAATCGCTATTGTTCTAAAATGCAATAGTGTAGCGGAATTTAAACAAGTCACCATTGTTCTACAATGCAATACGTTATTTAgtataaaatattgtcaaaacGCGGTCACAGCTATAGCACTATTGTGTAATAGAATCTAAACAAACCGTTATTTTTCACAATCCGCGATTGACAACATTCAAGATTAAGGAAACGACAAGGTAAACAAAGCAAATATATATGTTCGAGTTGAAGAAACTATGCCTGGACTATATGGAAGTTCTAGACTAAGGAAAAAACAGGTTTTGCATGAAATTAGTCAGTTAACATATATATACTACCTTCACTTTATTGTCCTCATCACTGCCAAGTGCAATGGAGAAGGCATGCATAAACCTATGATGATAAAGAAGTTGAGCCGCTTGGACAAAGTTTATAGGCATCTCCATCAAAGTAAAAGCAGCCAACCGAACTTGAACATGAGAGTCTTGGAATAACTTCAAAGTTTTGGTTACCATTTCCCCTAGAAAGTTATCCATCAATACCTGCACAAATGTATATGATACACATTGAGGGAGAATCACCATCTTCAAATCTTATCAAACCACAAAAATAAAGTAGAATTTCATCAAGGTGCTTGAATGTCAATAAGTGAAAATACTATTCATCTATTGATACGACCACAATTTCTAATTTCCATTATGGTATTCGTGttcaatgttgttaaatagtacCTATATAGCATAGCAGattttgaacaaatcactattgtttCGTGATATGATATTTTAATACAGCaagttgtcaaatagcggctatgGCGGCGCTATAACACTATTGTGTGACAAAATTTGATCAAATCACTATTTATGCAATATGTGATTGAGAACACTAACtgtgttttatatatttatttataaattatgaaaaagtctaCGGTGCAATGCCTCAACGTAGTGGATGCAACACTGCTTTTTAATATATTCCTCTTTATATCATAGATTTAGAATGAATTTTAAAGGGTTGAAGATATTTTTAAGGGATAATGAATTGGTAATGAGATGGATATGgcatttcaaaaagaaaataagagatttttaagataagttatagataataatatgcaaataaaatataaattaacatcataaaatatcAAGGATTATACAAAAACTGTCAAACCTACCTTAACAAACAATCGAAAACGCGGAAAAACCATTCATAAAAAagacataacaaaatataaattgacATCATAAAATATCGAGGATTAtacaaaaaatgtcaaaaccACCTTAACAAACAATCGAAAACGCAGGAAAACCATTCATAAAAGACACGGGGATCCCGACTTTCTTCCCAAAAACCAATTCCAAGATAAACTCTTTATCCAGTTCACAACCTCAAGCCCTTCAGACACCTTTTGAACAAAAAATGTAGTTATTTCTAGCCTTTCAAATTTGCCACGCCATCCTATGCCAAACCAACAACACCCCTTTTAATCCTTTCCCTTTCTTAGAAGAGTGTGTTTGAATGGAGGATTTATTAAGAGAAGGGGGGTGAGAACTTATTTTCTAttaaaacatttcaaaaaaataataatcaagtgttataaaatgttacatgatcatctataaaattattatttttatgttttataaaaaaaaatctcaagtataaatcaaaatataaacttaGTCCTCTATATATTCCCTAACAAATGCTAGTGCAAGAAATTATGTATGTGTTAGGGCAAGAACTAGGCATAAAATGGTGTATGTGTTAGTCCAAGAACTATAGTTAGTAGCATAGTATCAATATCATATGCATGAAAGATGTTAATGAAAGAACAAGAGATTATAGCTATGATGAAGTCACCATTTCATCAGAAAACTCTTTGGAAATCACAGTGAGCAATGTAATTCCTGCATGTCGCATTTTCCAGTCAGCTGAATCCAAGTAATATTTAGTCAACAGTTCATGAGCAACAGCCAAAACTTTGTCCCCTCCAAATGCAACACAAAGCTTCTTCAAACACTTGATTCCAAATTCATACACATCATCAACCTTTTCATTCTCACCATCTacaccttttcttttttcttcttccgaTCCACAATCACCAAAACCAGCACCATTACCGTCCTCTTTAACAGACAAAACCAACGACTTCATCGGAATGATAAATAACCTAACCAAAGTCTCATGAGGCAAAGACATCAGCATCTGTTCACATTCCTTCAACTCAGTCATCGCAAGCACCAATTCAAAAGCCAAACGATGAGTTTCATCGCTAACACCGCTATTCTCCGCGATCTGAAGTGCATCTAAGACCATATCACTCATGTAAGGCTTCACAAGAAGAGGTTCAGCAGACACAAGCTTAACCAACTCTGCAAAAGCGCTTTTGAAGTAGCTTCTTTCATATCCTTGCAAGAGTGAAAATACACCGACCATCATGGCTCGAAGTAGTTCGTGAAAAAGTGATGGATCTGAAAACAAACGAATCAGGCTCACCACTGCACCAAATGATGCAACTTGAACGTTAGGGTTTCGTGAATCAGCAAGTGAACCAATGAACGACGAGTGAAGTACTTTAACACGGTCGTGTAGAGATTTGGAGAGGATTAAACAACAGTCATTTGACAGTGAGGCGAAGACTAAAAAGGAAAATTCTCGAAGCTTCTCTTCGGTTGAATTAACCGAGGAGAAGAGAAATTCGAGAATTTCTTGCCAGTGTTGATGGTTTTGATAAATAACTGAAATGGTTTCGGCTAAGACAAGTGACGCAAGTCTAAGAACGTGGACTGATTTTTCTTCGGTTATGAATTTAAGGAAATGGGCCTGGAGACGGGCTTGGGCCTGAGGACGGAGTTTAGGCCAAAGATGAGAGGGTTTGACAAAAACAAGAGCGCGTGCAGCGTTTGTGCGAGTAGGGATTTCTGGGGATGAGGTTAGAAGGAAAAAGAGTTTGATCATGAGGAGATCAGGGTGGTGGTGTTTGCAACATTGAAGGAATGTGAGTGATTTTGAtcggttttgttgttgttcatggTTTTGGTGTTGAGTAGGGTTAGGGTAaaggtgagagaagagagttTCCATGGCTTTGTCATCGTTGGAACTTAGAATCTTGAAGGTTTCGGATTGTAATTCTAATGGGAATTCAGATTCCATTGTGAGAATGTGATGAGTGCAATTGGATTTAGGGTTTGTTCTTGAtgatatgttgtttattttggTGTAACTATCGTGAGTGAATGAATGATCATGCGAGAGACAcacatagagagagagagagagagggataGAGTGAGGGAGGGTGATTTTCTATCTTGTTCTTGCTAGATActataaagaaagaaaggaagaaagaaaacaaagattgGATTACAAAAAATACATGAGATACAAGGGTGTGTTATATATGGCGGCTGAAAGAGAAAAAGGATAGTAATAAATAACACTAACAATCCTTGGACTCTCAAGTATGATTCGATGACACTAAAATCGTTGTTACTTTCATAGCCCTGTTCAACTCCAATCACAAATCTTGCTCACCCACACATGCCTTTAATATCAACAATCAGGGTTTATTTCTCAAAAGATGGAGGTGTCCAACACTATAAATTTAGGATATGATAAGATGATGGATAAGAATATGATATGATAGACAATTTATCATATTATGTGTTTGATGCACACgataaaaataagataagagtaataaaaaaaaatatttttttggacaataataaaaaatgctGAAAAGGTGAAATCCATCAACAACTAATTGAAAAACCTAGAGCCGCACAATTTAAAGATGAATTGGATATCATCTTCGACGGCGAAATGCCcctagaaaaaatttaaaaaaatcaatatgtcTTAAGCGGAATTCCCAAATTGTTCGCCATGTTCAAAAGAAAACCATActtcaattcaacaaaaaaaaaacttaatacaAAAAAAAGGGTGTGAAATCCTTGATCGATGATGCATCAGAATAAATGAATTGAGTCCAAACCAAAACCGGGAATTAACAAgctttaaaataaacaataaaaaaagatgaaattgagaGGCTTTTATGGTTTTGTGAATATGAAAGATAATCAAATTTGAAAAGATGAATTAGAAGTGGCGTCGATTGGAGAGGCATGAAGTCGATGGATTTGGAGagatgaagaagagagaaaCTTATAAGATTCGGTTTGGTCGCAAGAGAGAAACTAGTGAATAGTTCATAGCTTTCTTATCGGGTTGTTAACCCACTAAAAGCTTATGATAAGAATAACAAAGAGACAATAAGATAGGATAACTAATAGGTTTATTTTATCCTTTCCTATAGGTGCACAAAACAAAAGATTTAAGCAGGATATCGTCTCTCTATTATGCGCACCAAACAAACCCTTAGTGTATAAATGTCGATATAATGTCATAACTCAaaacatatatgcatttgtcATTTACAATGGTGTTCAAATCTAAAccaatccaaaaaaaaactgcaaaccgataaaaaaaaaaaaaaccgtcaaaaactgaatatttttgGATGCAtttggatgttgttttgtaaaaaccGCTAGGAACGGATTTCGGATCACTTTCTCAAAattgaaccgaaccgaaccgaaccgcaaaagtaaatattaatacttatttattcttttattagtatatatatataatattgcattattatgttgcttgttggtttttaatcttatatattgcaCTAATTTATTCTATATTATAATTACTTTactgattttttaatatattttgcttcaTTCCTATTATTTTACCGTGTTTgtgtaatattaaaatttataaaaaaattatattcgtaaaaaaagtaaataaaaaaaatatttttttcattttggatatccaaaaaccgatccaaattaaaccgTTTATATTTGGATCGGGtcgattcatatttttttagaatagtcatccaaactgaaccgaaccacgtgtgatttttattttggatcggatGATATTTTACctcaaaaccgatccaaaccgaACCACGAACACCTCTAGTCATTTATGTTTATCAAAATTATAGCAATGGACACCTACATTTCACCGGGGAAATGAAGAAAATCTCAACTCCAACTATGTGTattgacaaattattttttgcaaaaaacatgtctttttttcgaattattctattttttttataaaacaatattgttttttttttttttgtcatttttaatttatgaaatttttacaaCAAATTTAAACTATATGGTTGTTTGCACTATTTATGTCATTAGGGTTTGCTACATACTAAGGTTTTCTAGAGTTTAACTACACGAAATGAGTCTCTGTCGTGGTCTATCTATTATGGTGTACGTACACTGAACAATGTTTAATGTCATATGTGGCACACATGTGTAAGAACATGTTCGTTTTATTGTGTCACACACGTTTCTAATGATTGATCTGTATACAGTCTCAATGTTACATAATGCTGgataggcatggcaatgggcggggtggggacgggttttaccttctCCGTCCTcatacccgattctcatatacttacccgttaccctatccatacccaacggggatgagaaattgaatcccatccccgtccccgacgggttcgggtatccctgCCCCGACCCccgtccccgcattgaataatttttttaataaaaaatataagtttttttgcaTCTCCAAGAGCAatgttgtaatacattatccaacaataagctcactttcacatttgttaaacaaaattatttagttgatcttttaaatattaatggtagtttttattaacatgacaattatcaaacaaaataacataacatatcaacataaagtagtTTTTTACATCtgggacgggtttgggtatgggttcgggctgggtacctatatacccgttacccgtcccatacccgtgtttcgagatcgggaaaaacccatacccatacccaaacccagtcaaaacggagaaaacccgtcaaattgggtttggttcgggcgggtaaccacgggtatgagttttgttgccatgcctaatgCTGGACGAACCATTCGTTAACGTTATGATCTATATTTGCATGTTGGCTTAATGCAATATCAATTGAAACCGACAACCTATACACACATTGAACAAGTAAAAATCTCACTTAATTTATGCttttatgtatatttatttatttttcttattaaataactcaaatcaaattctcaattaaAAATTACCAAATGGATTGAAAATTAATGGCAATATGACTCAAGGACATGAAAAACAAAGTAAAGTATCAGTCAAAGATATAATAATGGGTGTGAGGTCTCTTATCTTCACCATAAAGAAGTTTgatgaaacaattattttttttttcttaattatttttaattttagttatgGTCTTTTTACCAAATCTTTAAATTATGATGGTTCATTGTGAGTTTTAATTACGAGTTTTCTTGTGCCACAACCCACAACACTTTTAACAACTGATTTATGTATGGTGTCAAATCTCAATGCATGAATGTTGGgttattaattaaattggtACCAAGATTAAGACTAATGACTTATACCCACGTTGAACAAGTAAAAATCGTACTTCAATTGTTGTGTTTCTATGTTATTATTTACTTATTGAATATTTCAAATCAAGTTGGCTTTTTCTTTGCAAACATTGAGATGATCAATGGACTGTGGATCAATGTACCACCTGACAAAGGTGGCAACAGCCAACATGGCTCAAGgatatgaaaaataaagtagAGTATCAATCAAAGATAtgatcaaaacaaatattttcttttcgtatatttaattttaattatggtatttttacaagaaatttaaattattgataATTGTATATATCGGTTTTGTCATCCATGTTTAAACTTTAGGTTTACGTACCTAGCGTTTGAATTGCGCAAATCGAATCTACAAATATCATGGTCTATCTTTTTTGGTAAtttgttgaaagaaaatattgtgGTCTATCTATTCTCAATTTCTAGAAATATGACTATTTGAATTCGGTTCAAACTTTGACTTTTGTATATAAAATGTGAGAAAGTTTGTATAGGCAATGTAAGTCTCTATGAAGATATACCACATACActtttaacattaattttttttttttttttttttttaactccaaTATTCATTACGTACGATGCAGAACACTTTTAATTACAAATCTATTTATGTATGTTCTCAAATTTTCATGATACTTCATGTTGGCTTACCTCAATATCAACGAAGAGCGGTTACTTAATTATAGCCATATCGACCATGTAAAAACTGCACTTAAATTGTCACATTTGGATCAACAAAAGTTTATGTATGTAGTTCAAAATTTAGATCAGatattcacttttgttgacctaaatttatcttataaataagatCGAATGAAGCGGTTATTTACCGAATTGAAGATCATATCTCAAATCTTATTATCCGAAAATGGGCACTATTTAATCGAGATCTCAACCATGACATTTTAAGTTagaagaatttatttatttgtaagtCACCaatttcaaacaacaaaaattcttGGAAACAAATACTTTCcaattctaattttatttagaaatatCTCATACCACATATCTCAAACAAAGAAACTTCTttttaattctaattttaattttattgtgaATCTATTACTAGTGTGTTGATTCATGCAATTCATTTGAATGTAATGGTAGTGTAGTGTATAAGTTGGGCATCACACATGTAAGTAAAAAACATTCTTTCAAATTTAAGGAGAATGGAATGTGCCtataaaaaaagagaatgaaatataattGGATTtgtaatatataaatttaaaagtgaattaaTGTAATTACATTAGTAAGAACATATACATcataaaaaaagagaatgagaaaatatcattctttttggTAGTGAAAGTATCACAATCATCATTCTAATAAAAAGGGAAAAGTGGTTTGAAAATTGAATGTGATCATAGGAATTAACGAGTAATGTATTTAAATCATCATTCTAATAAAAAGATTTGGAGAACTTTACTAGAGTAGACGAGGATAACAGTTGGGCGTGGGGGTTGGAGGAGGGGGGCGTTTTATAGGTGAAGTCGGTGTATAAAAAGTTAGAAAGTATTTTTGTGTTGGAGGGGAACCGAAACCAAGAGGAACAAAGTGTTTGGAAATATTTGGAGGAGTCCGGCACCATCAAAGGTGGTGACCTTTTCGTGGAAGCTTCTTTTAGACCAAATTCCTACGAGATTGAACCTTGCAAGACGTAACATCATACCAAAAGAGGCATCgagtttgtgtgtgttgtgcaATAGGTTTGAGGAATCTaccaaccattttttttacacattgaGATGTCAATGGCAATCTGGAGTAAGGTGATGGATTGGATGGGAATCTCTTTTATCTCTTTTGTTCATTTCGAGTGCTAGAATTTTGAAAGTAACAACAAGCGAATTTGAAAGGGGTTAAGGCTTATTTGGTACGCAACCATGTGGGCTATTTGGCAAGCAAGAAATcgaattatttttaagaatgaCACGAGGGTGGATGAGGAGATCGTGGAGGAGGTGGAGGTGTTATCATGAAGATGGAGTT
It encodes:
- the LOC11411237 gene encoding importin-5 translates to MESEFPLELQSETFKILSSNDDKAMETLFSHLYPNPTQHQNHEQQQNRSKSLTFLQCCKHHHPDLLMIKLFFLLTSSPEIPTRTNAARALVFVKPSHLWPKLRPQAQARLQAHFLKFITEEKSVHVLRLASLVLAETISVIYQNHQHWQEILEFLFSSVNSTEEKLREFSFLVFASLSNDCCLILSKSLHDRVKVLHSSFIGSLADSRNPNVQVASFGAVVSLIRLFSDPSLFHELLRAMMVGVFSLLQGYERSYFKSAFAELVKLVSAEPLLVKPYMSDMVLDALQIAENSGVSDETHRLAFELVLAMTELKECEQMLMSLPHETLVRLFIIPMKSLVLSVKEDGNGAGFGDCGSEEEKRKGVDGENEKVDDVYEFGIKCLKKLCVAFGGDKVLAVAHELLTKYYLDSADWKMRHAGITLLTVISKEFSDEMVLMDNFLGEMVTKTLKLFQDSHVQVRLAAFTLMEMPINFVQAAQLLYHHRFMHAFSIALGSDEDNKVKHIFNVFKFENGVLLFKEQAASAMLFFLKNTLPDSLALYEYADILMKKLLSMIQDKRSAKQRRIALLTFNIVVQRCNQVAHKYFAIYLPNLVEACSDKDSEIKEEAARGIRICAEFGTPTFKPFINMILSELNILIKDPNRSENAKACDIAVSAIGRICEFHRDCIDGSMFIPAWLSFLPLKEDLVEAKIMHEQLCSMVARLDRDLLGAGNQNLVKIIAVLLEVIEKGDKLATAQTINQMNNLLRQFGKTIPPSAFEKILMSLSAQQRELLLPFVSSF